One stretch of Streptomyces sp. NBC_01363 DNA includes these proteins:
- a CDS encoding RDD family protein produces MSELVTGDAVVLGLRPAKLPSRALALAIDLAVVGAAFVLVSIGLAVATATLDDAALAAVSVAAFLLVLVGGPIAVETLSHGRSLGKLACGLRVVRDDGGPIRFRHALVRGAMGVVEILMTLGVVACIASLVSARGRRLGDVFAGTLVVRERVPAGRAAAVPPPPPWLVGRFAGLDLSAVPDSLWLAVRQYLTRMHQLDAQVGWSMAERLAGELAERTGVPVPEGVPAGAYLAAVVNERQARDARRLFVAAQDGAARVGSEGRVVDQAPVSGAAAWAPVGAVPSAGAAGAGAPVQPAEAEGGQVPPAATGFAPPA; encoded by the coding sequence ATGAGTGAGCTCGTGACCGGGGACGCGGTCGTGCTGGGGCTGCGGCCGGCGAAACTGCCGAGTCGGGCGCTGGCGCTGGCCATCGATCTCGCCGTGGTGGGGGCGGCGTTCGTCCTGGTGTCGATCGGACTGGCCGTCGCGACGGCGACGCTGGATGACGCGGCACTCGCGGCGGTCTCCGTGGCGGCCTTCCTGCTCGTGCTGGTGGGCGGGCCGATCGCGGTGGAGACGCTCAGCCACGGGCGTTCGCTGGGGAAGCTGGCGTGCGGGCTGCGGGTGGTCCGGGACGACGGGGGGCCGATCCGGTTCCGGCATGCGCTGGTGCGTGGGGCCATGGGGGTCGTCGAGATTCTGATGACGCTCGGGGTCGTCGCGTGTATCGCCTCGCTGGTGTCGGCGCGGGGGCGGCGCCTCGGGGATGTGTTCGCGGGGACGCTCGTCGTACGGGAGCGGGTGCCCGCGGGACGGGCGGCCGCCGTGCCGCCTCCGCCGCCGTGGTTGGTCGGGCGGTTCGCCGGGCTGGATCTGTCGGCGGTGCCGGATTCCCTGTGGCTGGCCGTACGGCAGTACCTGACCCGTATGCATCAGCTCGATGCGCAGGTGGGCTGGTCGATGGCGGAGCGGCTGGCCGGGGAGTTGGCGGAGCGGACCGGAGTGCCGGTGCCGGAGGGGGTACCTGCCGGGGCGTATCTGGCGGCGGTGGTGAACGAGCGGCAGGCGCGGGATGCCCGGAGGCTGTTCGTCGCCGCTCAGGACGGGGCCGCTCGCGTTGGTTCCGAGGGGCGGGTGGTGGATCAGGCTCCGGTGAGTGGGGCTGCCGCTTGGGCACCGGTCGGGGCCGTGCCCTCCGCGGGGGCCGCCGGGGCAGGTGCGCCCGTACAGCCCGCGGAGGCGGAGGGCGGCCAGGTGCCGCCTGCCGCCACGGGATTCGCACCGCCCGCCTAG
- a CDS encoding cation diffusion facilitator family transporter: MSASGGTKAIVAALGANLAIAVAKFVAFLFSGSSSMLAESVHSVADSGNQGLLLLGGKKAQREATPQHPFGYGRERYIYAFLVSIVLFSVGGMFAVYEGYEKIKHPHEIEAWYWPVGVLVFAIVAEGFSFRTAIKESNQTRGSLSWREFVRRAKAPELPVVLLEDLGALIGLVLALAGVGLALATGNGVWDGIGTLCIGILLIVIAIVLAAETKSLLLGEAAGADQVEKIKAAVVDGDTVTGVIHMRTLHLGPEELLVAAKIAVQHDDTATEVANAINAAESRIRAAVPIARVIYLEPDIFSEAAAAAGTNPGKAPGGAPGGIDGGTPDTPTESGH; this comes from the coding sequence ATGAGTGCGTCAGGCGGAACCAAGGCGATCGTGGCGGCACTCGGCGCCAACCTCGCGATCGCAGTGGCCAAATTCGTGGCGTTCCTGTTCAGTGGCTCGTCGTCGATGCTCGCGGAGAGCGTCCACTCGGTCGCCGACTCGGGCAACCAGGGCCTGCTGCTGCTCGGCGGCAAGAAGGCCCAGCGCGAGGCCACCCCCCAGCACCCCTTCGGCTACGGCCGTGAGCGCTACATCTACGCATTCCTCGTCTCCATCGTGCTCTTCTCGGTCGGTGGCATGTTCGCGGTGTACGAGGGCTACGAGAAGATCAAGCACCCGCACGAGATCGAGGCCTGGTACTGGCCGGTCGGCGTACTCGTCTTCGCGATCGTTGCCGAGGGTTTCTCCTTCCGTACGGCGATCAAGGAGTCCAACCAGACCCGCGGATCGCTCTCCTGGAGGGAGTTCGTCCGCCGGGCGAAGGCCCCCGAACTCCCCGTCGTCCTCCTGGAGGACCTCGGCGCGCTGATCGGTCTGGTGCTCGCACTCGCGGGCGTCGGCCTGGCCCTCGCGACCGGCAACGGCGTCTGGGACGGCATCGGAACCCTCTGCATCGGCATCCTGCTGATCGTCATCGCGATCGTGCTCGCCGCCGAGACGAAGTCCCTCCTGCTCGGTGAGGCGGCCGGCGCCGACCAGGTCGAGAAGATCAAGGCCGCGGTCGTCGACGGCGACACGGTCACCGGCGTCATCCACATGCGCACGCTCCACCTCGGCCCGGAAGAACTGCTCGTCGCCGCCAAGATCGCGGTGCAGCACGACGACACGGCCACCGAGGTCGCCAACGCCATCAACGCCGCCGAGAGCCGGATCCGAGCGGCGGTCCCGATCGCCCGGGTCATCTATCTGGAACCGGACATCTTCAGCGAGGCCGCCGCAGCAGCCGGCACCAACCCCGGTAAGGCCCCGGGCGGCGCCCCCGGCGGGATCGACGGCGGCACCCCGGACACCCCGACGGAATCCGGCCACTGA
- the manA gene encoding mannose-6-phosphate isomerase, class I: protein MDRLSNTVRPYAWGSTTAIPELLGIAPTGEPQAEMWMGAHPGAPSLLTRITGTGEAGSEQPLTDVIAADPERELGRATVEKFGPRLPFLLKLLAAGAPLSLQVHPDLAQAKRGYEDEERRSVPIDAPHRTYKDANHKPELICALTPFAGLCGFRRPTEAAEAMAALGVDSLKPYVDLLGAHPEEAALREVLTAILGADPAEMAETVNLAAAAAERLDGAHAPYARIAHHFPGDPGVIAAMLLNYVELQPGEALFLGAGVPHAYLDGLGVEIMANSDNVLRCGLTPKHIDVPELLRIVRFEATEPGVLRPEASPSGEELYETPVDEFRLSRFDLSPGAAPVDLTRDTPQILLCTGGAPKAGELDLAPGASVFVPSGEKVEVSGTGTLFRATVVA from the coding sequence ATGGACCGGCTCTCCAACACCGTGCGCCCTTACGCCTGGGGCTCCACCACCGCCATCCCCGAACTGCTCGGCATCGCCCCCACCGGCGAACCCCAGGCCGAGATGTGGATGGGCGCCCACCCCGGCGCCCCCTCGCTCCTCACCCGTATAACCGGCACCGGAGAGGCCGGCTCCGAACAGCCCCTCACCGATGTCATCGCCGCCGACCCCGAGCGCGAACTGGGCAGGGCCACCGTCGAGAAGTTCGGCCCCCGCCTCCCCTTCCTCCTCAAACTGCTCGCCGCGGGCGCCCCGCTCTCCCTCCAGGTCCACCCCGACCTCGCCCAGGCCAAGCGGGGTTACGAGGACGAGGAGCGCCGGTCCGTACCGATCGACGCGCCCCACCGCACGTACAAGGACGCCAACCACAAGCCCGAGCTGATCTGCGCACTCACCCCCTTCGCCGGCCTGTGCGGCTTCCGCCGGCCCACCGAGGCGGCCGAGGCGATGGCGGCACTCGGCGTCGACTCCCTCAAGCCGTACGTCGACCTGCTCGGCGCGCACCCCGAAGAGGCCGCCCTGCGCGAGGTCCTCACCGCGATCCTCGGCGCCGACCCCGCGGAGATGGCCGAAACGGTGAACCTGGCCGCGGCCGCCGCCGAACGCCTCGACGGCGCCCACGCCCCGTACGCCCGGATCGCCCACCACTTCCCCGGCGACCCCGGTGTCATCGCGGCGATGCTGCTGAACTACGTGGAACTCCAGCCCGGCGAAGCCCTGTTCCTCGGCGCGGGCGTCCCGCACGCCTACCTCGACGGCCTCGGCGTCGAGATCATGGCCAACTCGGACAACGTGCTGCGCTGCGGACTCACGCCCAAGCACATCGACGTACCCGAACTGCTGCGCATCGTCCGCTTCGAGGCGACCGAGCCCGGCGTCCTGCGTCCCGAGGCCTCGCCGTCCGGCGAGGAGCTGTACGAGACGCCCGTGGACGAATTCCGGCTCTCGCGCTTCGACCTCTCGCCCGGCGCCGCACCCGTCGACCTGACCAGGGACACCCCGCAGATCCTGCTCTGCACCGGGGGAGCCCCGAAGGCGGGCGAGCTCGATCTCGCACCCGGCGCCTCCGTATTCGTACCATCCGGCGAAAAGGTCGAAGTGTCCGGTACGGGGACTCTGTTCCGTGCCACAGTGGTGGCCTGA
- a CDS encoding stage II sporulation protein M, whose translation MDLDVFVTAHRAEWDRLDHLLHRGRRLTGKEADELVELYQRTATHLSLLQSSAPDPMLTARLTQLVARARAVVTGTRRASWRDATRFLTAGFPAAVYRSRHWWIPTAVLSTVLAAVIGWWIGTHPEVQSAIAAPEDLRRMTNPGGEYETYYSSHPAASFAAQVWTNNAQAAAMCLVLGAFLCIPVIWILFVNVLNLAVGIGLMSSAGRLDTFLGLILPHGLLELTAVFVAAGTGLRLGWTVIDPGPHSRRSALAQQGRAAIGMAIGLALVLFVSGVIEGFVTPSGLPTWGRITIGIVAELAFLAYVYILGGRAARAGDGGDVDPTERSAELPVAA comes from the coding sequence ATGGATCTCGATGTCTTCGTGACCGCCCACCGCGCCGAGTGGGACCGCCTGGACCATCTCCTGCACCGTGGGCGTCGGCTCACCGGCAAGGAAGCGGACGAACTCGTCGAGCTCTACCAGCGCACGGCCACTCACCTCTCGCTTCTCCAGTCCAGCGCTCCGGACCCGATGCTCACCGCGCGCCTCACCCAGCTCGTGGCCCGTGCCCGAGCTGTGGTCACCGGCACCCGCCGAGCCTCCTGGCGCGATGCCACACGCTTTCTCACCGCCGGTTTCCCCGCCGCTGTCTACCGGTCCAGGCACTGGTGGATACCCACCGCGGTTCTTTCCACCGTGCTGGCGGCAGTCATCGGCTGGTGGATCGGTACGCACCCGGAAGTCCAGTCGGCCATCGCGGCTCCGGAGGACCTCCGCCGGATGACCAACCCGGGCGGGGAGTACGAGACCTATTACTCCAGCCACCCGGCCGCCTCGTTCGCCGCTCAGGTATGGACGAACAACGCCCAGGCCGCAGCCATGTGCCTGGTCCTGGGAGCGTTCCTCTGCATCCCGGTGATCTGGATCCTGTTCGTCAACGTGCTCAACCTCGCGGTCGGCATCGGCCTGATGTCATCGGCTGGCCGGCTCGACACCTTCCTGGGGCTGATCCTCCCGCACGGCCTGCTCGAACTCACTGCCGTCTTCGTCGCCGCGGGTACGGGCCTGCGCCTCGGCTGGACGGTCATCGACCCGGGCCCGCACAGCCGGCGTTCAGCCCTCGCACAGCAGGGCCGGGCCGCGATCGGCATGGCCATCGGCCTCGCGCTGGTCCTGTTCGTCTCCGGTGTCATCGAAGGCTTCGTCACCCCCTCCGGCCTCCCGACCTGGGGGCGCATCACCATCGGCATCGTGGCCGAGCTGGCCTTCCTCGCCTACGTCTACATCCTGGGCGGCCGAGCAGCGCGAGCCGGTGACGGTGGCGACGTCGATCCCACGGAACGCAGCGCCGAGCTCCCGGTCGCAGCCTGA
- a CDS encoding Trm112 family protein has translation MPLEAGLLEILACPACHSPLDDQSAADSPELVCTGKDCGLAYPVRDGIPVLLVDEARRPA, from the coding sequence ATGCCGCTCGAAGCCGGCCTCCTGGAGATCCTCGCCTGCCCGGCCTGCCACTCCCCGCTCGACGACCAGTCGGCAGCCGACAGCCCCGAGCTGGTCTGCACCGGCAAGGACTGCGGCCTGGCCTACCCGGTACGGGACGGCATCCCCGTCCTCCTCGTCGACGAGGCCCGCCGCCCCGCGTAA
- the ahcY gene encoding adenosylhomocysteinase, with product MTTVANRQDFKVADLSLAAFGRKEITLAEHEMPGLMSIRKEYAAAQPLAGARITGSLHMTVQTAVLIETLVALGAEVRWASCNIFSTQDHAAAAIAVGPNGTPEAPAGVPVFAWKGETLEEYWWCTEQALTWPNTPTGGPNMILDDGGDATLLVHKGVEFEKAGAAPDPSTADSEEYGYILTLLNRTLGETPQKWTQLASEIRGVTEETTTGVHRLYEMHRDGTLLFPAINVNDAVTKSKFDNKYGCRHSLIDGINRATDVLIGGKTAVVCGYGDVGKGCAESLRGQGARVIVTEIDPICALQAAMDGYQVATLDDVVGQADIFVTTTGNKDIIMAADMAKMKHQAIVGNIGHFDNEIDMAGLAQIDGIVKDEVKPQVHTWTFPDGKVLIVLSEGRLLNLGNATGHPSFVMSNSFADQTLAQIELFTKPEEYPTDVYVLPKHLDEKVARLHLDALGVKLTTLRPEQAAYIGVEVDGPYKPDHYRY from the coding sequence ATGACGACGGTCGCCAATCGACAGGACTTCAAGGTCGCCGACCTCTCCCTCGCGGCGTTCGGCCGCAAGGAGATCACCCTCGCCGAGCACGAGATGCCCGGCCTGATGTCGATCCGCAAGGAGTACGCCGCAGCGCAGCCGCTGGCCGGCGCCCGCATCACCGGTTCGCTGCACATGACGGTGCAGACGGCCGTGCTGATCGAGACCCTGGTTGCCCTCGGCGCCGAGGTCCGCTGGGCCTCCTGCAACATCTTCTCCACCCAGGACCACGCCGCCGCGGCCATCGCCGTCGGCCCGAACGGCACCCCGGAAGCCCCGGCCGGCGTCCCGGTCTTCGCCTGGAAGGGCGAGACGCTGGAGGAGTACTGGTGGTGCACGGAGCAGGCCCTGACCTGGCCGAACACCCCCACCGGCGGCCCGAACATGATCCTCGACGACGGTGGTGACGCCACCCTCCTCGTCCACAAGGGCGTCGAGTTCGAGAAGGCCGGCGCGGCCCCGGACCCGTCGACCGCGGACAGCGAGGAGTACGGCTACATCCTCACCCTGCTGAACCGGACCCTCGGCGAGACCCCGCAGAAGTGGACCCAGCTGGCGTCCGAGATCCGCGGCGTCACCGAAGAGACCACGACCGGTGTGCACCGGCTGTACGAGATGCACCGCGACGGCACCCTCCTCTTCCCGGCGATCAACGTCAACGACGCCGTCACCAAGTCCAAGTTCGACAACAAGTACGGCTGCCGCCACTCGTTGATCGACGGCATCAACCGCGCCACGGACGTCCTGATCGGCGGCAAGACCGCCGTCGTCTGCGGTTACGGCGATGTGGGCAAGGGCTGCGCGGAGTCCCTGCGCGGCCAGGGCGCCCGGGTGATCGTCACGGAGATCGACCCGATCTGCGCCCTGCAGGCGGCGATGGACGGCTACCAGGTCGCCACCCTCGACGACGTCGTCGGTCAGGCCGACATCTTCGTCACCACGACGGGCAACAAGGACATCATCATGGCCGCCGACATGGCCAAGATGAAGCACCAGGCCATCGTCGGGAACATCGGCCACTTCGACAACGAGATCGACATGGCCGGTCTGGCGCAGATCGACGGCATCGTCAAGGACGAGGTCAAGCCGCAGGTCCACACCTGGACGTTCCCCGACGGCAAGGTCCTCATCGTGCTGTCCGAGGGCCGGCTGCTGAACCTGGGCAACGCCACCGGCCACCCCTCGTTCGTCATGTCCAACTCGTTCGCGGACCAGACCCTGGCCCAGATCGAGCTGTTCACCAAGCCCGAGGAGTACCCGACCGATGTCTACGTGCTGCCCAAGCACCTGGACGAGAAGGTCGCCCGTCTCCACCTCGACGCGCTCGGCGTGAAGCTCACGACGCTCCGCCCCGAGCAGGCCGCGTACATCGGTGTCGAGGTCGACGGCCCGTACAAGCCCGACCACTACCGCTACTGA
- a CDS encoding metallopeptidase family protein: MDSPVPPHPPEPRPRRRDRHGRGMRGPVAPPQVPLSASRAENFRDLVQDSVERLERRWPQLADVDFMVLDVPGTQEETVPLGRAVSAEKGRPAQIVVYRRPVEIRTKNRDERALLVHEVVVEQVAELLGLAPDSVDPRYGQE; encoded by the coding sequence ATGGACAGTCCCGTACCTCCCCACCCGCCCGAGCCGCGCCCACGTCGTCGTGACCGCCATGGCCGCGGCATGCGGGGGCCCGTCGCCCCGCCGCAGGTGCCGCTCTCGGCCAGCAGGGCGGAGAACTTCCGCGATCTCGTGCAGGACTCGGTGGAACGGCTGGAACGGCGCTGGCCGCAGCTGGCCGACGTCGACTTCATGGTGCTCGACGTGCCGGGGACACAGGAGGAGACCGTGCCGCTGGGGCGGGCGGTCTCCGCGGAGAAGGGCCGGCCCGCGCAGATCGTGGTCTACCGGCGGCCCGTCGAGATCCGCACCAAGAACCGCGACGAGCGCGCCCTGCTGGTCCACGAGGTCGTGGTGGAGCAGGTCGCGGAGCTGCTCGGGCTCGCGCCGGACTCCGTGGATCCGCGGTACGGGCAGGAGTAG
- a CDS encoding SIS domain-containing protein — protein sequence MLDESLLDAPEALARADRRGLLRGAAEAGARVRTAARHATEAGIAQLNPEGRPRAVLVAGSGTAASGVADLITALAGASAPVTRIHPAGVAPAAGAMRWTLPGWAGSVDLLLIVTADGSEPGLALLAEQAYRRGCSVVAVTPRQSPLREAIDGAHGLVVPMASAPHGEYDAETSAAGPGTLWALFTPLLALLDRVGLLTASAEALQSVADRLDRTAERCGPAIATYSNPAKTLAAELADSLPLIWTEGDAAAPVGRRFAAVLAELAGRPALAAELPEALPAHGTLLAGAFAAGADPDDFFRDRVDEPEPLHARVVLLRDRPTGGLSAAPAARELALGHDTAISELEPDEGTELEALAELLAVTDFAAVYLALASAAGA from the coding sequence ATGCTCGACGAGTCGCTGCTCGACGCCCCGGAAGCCCTGGCCCGAGCCGACCGCCGCGGCCTGCTCCGCGGCGCCGCCGAGGCCGGGGCCCGGGTCCGTACCGCCGCCCGGCACGCCACCGAGGCGGGGATCGCCCAACTGAACCCGGAGGGCCGCCCCCGCGCCGTACTCGTCGCGGGCTCCGGCACCGCCGCATCCGGCGTCGCCGACCTGATCACCGCCCTGGCAGGCGCTTCCGCGCCCGTCACCCGCATCCACCCCGCCGGCGTCGCCCCCGCCGCGGGCGCGATGCGCTGGACGCTGCCCGGCTGGGCCGGCTCCGTGGACCTGCTGCTGATCGTCACGGCAGACGGCTCCGAGCCGGGCCTCGCCCTCCTCGCCGAGCAGGCGTACCGCCGAGGCTGCAGCGTCGTCGCCGTCACTCCCCGTCAGTCGCCCCTGCGCGAGGCGATCGACGGGGCGCACGGACTCGTCGTACCGATGGCCTCCGCCCCGCACGGCGAGTACGACGCCGAGACATCGGCCGCGGGTCCGGGCACGCTCTGGGCCCTGTTCACCCCGCTGCTCGCGCTGCTGGACCGGGTCGGCCTGCTCACCGCGTCCGCCGAGGCGCTGCAGAGCGTCGCCGACCGCCTGGACCGCACCGCGGAACGCTGCGGTCCGGCCATCGCCACGTACAGCAACCCGGCCAAGACCCTCGCGGCCGAACTCGCCGACAGCCTGCCCCTCATCTGGACGGAGGGTGACGCCGCCGCCCCGGTCGGCCGCCGGTTCGCCGCCGTCCTGGCCGAGCTGGCCGGCCGCCCGGCCCTCGCCGCCGAACTGCCCGAGGCGCTTCCCGCCCACGGCACACTGCTGGCGGGCGCCTTCGCCGCCGGGGCCGACCCCGACGACTTCTTCCGCGACCGGGTCGACGAGCCGGAGCCCCTGCACGCCCGCGTCGTACTGCTCCGCGACCGTCCCACCGGCGGCCTGAGCGCGGCCCCCGCCGCCCGCGAACTGGCCCTCGGCCACGACACGGCGATCAGCGAACTCGAACCCGACGAGGGCACCGAGCTCGAAGCCCTCGCCGAACTGCTCGCGGTCACTGACTTTGCCGCCGTCTACCTGGCACTCGCGTCGGCAGCCGGCGCCTGA
- a CDS encoding DUF5719 family protein: MKSTSLSLIAGTVALAAVTGFAALTAPGDVDAAPAKAAARLPVERSSLLCPAPGLSDLAETTYTSVTPAGGSGGEAGAAELYNSTATAAGGGKKGGKDEKGKKKADSGKPVISLKEPGKPATAEVSGADAPALVGTATGRLAPGWTTQQTTMVEAGGARGLLGVSCTGPGTDFWFPAASTAKTREDYVHLTNPDDTAAVADIELYGPDGSLKSDVGEGITVPARSSVPVLISTLTSKAAEDVTVHVTTRTGRVGAVVRTADEGTGSDWLAASTDPTGTLVLPGIPADATSVRLVVFAPGDGDADLKVKLLGRTGAISPVGHEAIHVKSRMTAGVDLKDITKGEAGSLLLTPEGGKGTPVVAALRVVRGTGGKQEVGYIPATGPVGARASVADNRDKGSVLSLTAPGATATVKVTASAGSGGGEQAVKKYTVKGGTTLAVTPPVPSGLKGGYALTVETESGGPVHAARTLTLTQDGVQMFTVQTLPDDLGTVEVPAAEQDLSVLDD, encoded by the coding sequence GTGAAGTCCACCAGCCTGTCCCTCATCGCGGGCACCGTCGCCCTCGCCGCCGTCACCGGATTCGCCGCGCTCACCGCGCCCGGCGACGTGGACGCGGCACCGGCGAAGGCCGCCGCACGGCTGCCGGTGGAACGGTCCAGCCTGCTCTGCCCGGCCCCCGGCCTCTCGGACCTGGCGGAGACGACCTACACCTCAGTCACCCCGGCGGGCGGCAGTGGCGGCGAGGCCGGCGCGGCCGAACTGTACAACTCCACCGCCACCGCGGCCGGCGGCGGGAAGAAGGGTGGGAAGGACGAGAAGGGCAAGAAGAAGGCGGATTCCGGAAAGCCGGTCATCTCGCTCAAGGAGCCCGGCAAACCGGCCACCGCCGAGGTGTCCGGCGCCGACGCCCCCGCGCTGGTCGGCACCGCCACCGGCCGCCTGGCCCCCGGCTGGACCACCCAGCAGACCACCATGGTGGAGGCGGGCGGCGCCCGCGGCCTGCTCGGCGTCAGCTGCACCGGGCCCGGCACGGACTTCTGGTTCCCGGCCGCGAGCACCGCGAAGACCCGCGAGGACTACGTCCATCTGACCAACCCGGACGACACCGCGGCCGTCGCCGACATCGAGCTGTACGGTCCGGACGGCTCCCTGAAGTCCGATGTCGGCGAGGGCATCACGGTGCCCGCCCGCTCCAGCGTGCCGGTCCTGATCTCCACGCTGACGAGCAAGGCCGCCGAGGACGTGACCGTGCACGTCACCACCCGTACCGGACGCGTCGGCGCGGTCGTCAGGACCGCGGACGAGGGGACCGGCAGCGACTGGCTGGCCGCCTCCACCGACCCGACGGGCACCCTGGTGCTCCCCGGCATCCCCGCGGACGCCACCTCGGTCCGTCTCGTGGTCTTCGCACCGGGCGACGGCGACGCCGATCTGAAGGTGAAACTGCTCGGCAGGACCGGCGCGATCTCCCCGGTCGGGCACGAGGCCATCCACGTCAAGTCGCGGATGACCGCGGGTGTCGACCTGAAGGACATCACCAAGGGCGAGGCCGGCTCCCTGCTGCTGACCCCCGAGGGTGGGAAGGGCACTCCGGTGGTCGCCGCACTGCGCGTGGTCCGCGGCACCGGCGGCAAGCAGGAGGTCGGCTACATCCCGGCGACCGGCCCGGTGGGCGCGCGGGCGAGCGTGGCCGACAACCGGGACAAGGGCTCGGTCCTCTCGCTCACCGCCCCGGGGGCCACCGCCACCGTCAAGGTCACCGCGTCGGCGGGCAGCGGGGGCGGCGAACAGGCCGTCAAGAAGTACACGGTCAAGGGCGGTACGACGCTGGCGGTCACCCCGCCCGTACCGTCCGGCCTCAAGGGCGGCTACGCCCTGACGGTGGAGACGGAGTCGGGCGGCCCGGTCCACGCCGCACGCACGCTCACCCTCACGCAGGACGGCGTCCAGATGTTCACCGTGCAGACCCTGCCGGACGACCTCGGAACGGTCGAGGTCCCCGCGGCCGAGCAGGACCTCTCGGTCCTCGACGACTGA
- a CDS encoding phosphomannomutase/phosphoglucomutase, with protein MAADLSQIVKAYDVRGVVPDQWDESLAEQFGAAFVEVTDADAIVIGHDMRPSSPGLSEAFARGAAARGADVTLIGLCSTDQLYFASGSLGLPGAMFTASHNPARYNGIKLCRAGAAPVGQDTGLLEIRALVEKWSGTGAPQPVAAPGTVTERDTLTDYAAHLLSLVDLTSVRPLKVVVDAGNGMGGHTVPTVFADLPVDLVPMYFELDGTFPNHEANPLDPKNLVDLQARVVAEGADLGLAFDGDADRCFVVDERGEGISPSAITALVAARELARYGGKGTVIHNLITSLSVPEVVRENGGTPVRTRVGHSFIKAEMAEHGAIFGGEHSAHYYFRDFWNADTGMLAALHVLAALGGQPGPLSELVARYDRYAGSGEINSTVADQPGRTAAVRASFAPRDGVTTDDLDGLTVTAPDWWFNLRASNTEPLLRLNVEARDEQTMTAVRDEVLALVRTPAPSLPPQA; from the coding sequence GTGGCTGCTGATCTGTCGCAGATCGTGAAGGCGTACGACGTGCGCGGAGTGGTGCCCGACCAGTGGGACGAATCGCTGGCCGAGCAGTTCGGGGCGGCGTTCGTCGAGGTGACGGACGCGGACGCGATCGTGATCGGCCACGACATGCGGCCCTCGTCGCCCGGCCTCTCGGAGGCCTTCGCACGCGGAGCCGCGGCGCGTGGCGCGGACGTCACACTCATCGGCCTCTGCTCGACCGACCAGCTGTACTTCGCCTCGGGCAGCCTGGGCCTGCCGGGCGCGATGTTCACCGCCTCGCACAACCCGGCGCGCTACAACGGCATCAAGCTCTGCCGGGCGGGCGCCGCACCCGTGGGCCAGGACACCGGGCTCCTGGAGATCCGCGCCCTGGTCGAGAAGTGGTCCGGGACCGGCGCCCCGCAGCCGGTCGCCGCCCCCGGCACCGTCACCGAGCGCGACACCCTCACCGACTACGCGGCCCACCTGCTGTCCCTGGTCGACCTGACGTCCGTCCGGCCGCTGAAGGTGGTCGTCGACGCGGGCAACGGCATGGGCGGCCACACCGTCCCCACCGTCTTCGCGGACCTGCCCGTCGACCTCGTACCGATGTACTTCGAACTCGACGGCACGTTCCCCAACCACGAGGCCAACCCCCTCGACCCGAAGAACCTCGTCGACCTCCAGGCCCGGGTCGTGGCCGAGGGCGCCGACCTCGGCCTCGCCTTCGACGGCGACGCGGACCGCTGCTTCGTCGTCGACGAGCGGGGCGAGGGCATCTCGCCGTCCGCGATCACCGCCCTGGTCGCAGCCAGGGAACTCGCCCGCTACGGCGGCAAGGGCACCGTCATCCACAACCTGATCACGTCCCTCTCGGTCCCCGAGGTCGTCCGCGAGAACGGCGGCACCCCGGTCCGTACCCGCGTGGGCCACTCCTTCATCAAGGCGGAGATGGCCGAGCACGGCGCGATCTTCGGCGGCGAACACTCCGCGCACTACTACTTCCGCGACTTCTGGAACGCCGATACGGGCATGCTCGCCGCCCTCCATGTCCTGGCCGCGCTGGGCGGTCAGCCGGGCCCCCTGTCCGAACTGGTCGCCCGGTACGACCGCTACGCCGGCTCCGGCGAGATCAACTCCACGGTCGCCGACCAGCCGGGCCGCACGGCCGCGGTACGCGCGTCCTTCGCACCCCGCGACGGCGTCACGACCGACGACCTGGACGGCCTGACGGTCACAGCCCCCGACTGGTGGTTCAACCTCCGCGCCTCCAACACGGAACCCTTGTTGCGCCTGAACGTGGAGGCCCGCGACGAACAGACAATGACAGCCGTACGCGACGAGGTCCTGGCCCTGGTCCGAACCCCGGCCCCCTCCCTCCCACCCCAAGCTTGA
- a CDS encoding DUF3499 domain-containing protein has translation MSPVRRCSRTACGRPAVATLTYVYADSTAVLGPLATYAEPHCYDLCAEHSERLTAPRGWEVVRLSDPSAPTRPSGDDLEALANAVREAARPQDRGTDGRGGGPHAAGPVEVARRGHLRVLRSPDS, from the coding sequence GTGAGCCCTGTACGTCGCTGTTCGCGCACTGCGTGCGGCCGCCCTGCCGTCGCGACACTGACGTACGTCTATGCCGACTCGACTGCGGTCCTCGGCCCGCTCGCCACCTATGCCGAGCCCCACTGCTACGACCTCTGCGCCGAGCACAGTGAACGGCTGACGGCACCACGCGGCTGGGAGGTCGTCCGGCTCTCCGACCCCTCCGCTCCCACCCGCCCCAGCGGCGACGATCTCGAAGCGCTCGCCAATGCCGTACGGGAAGCGGCGAGGCCGCAGGACCGTGGCACCGACGGGAGGGGCGGCGGTCCGCACGCCGCTGGTCCGGTGGAGGTCGCGCGCCGCGGCCATCTGAGAGTGCTGCGTTCACCGGACTCCTGA